The Azospirillum humicireducens DNA segment GGCGGCGCTGGATCGTTCCGGTGCCGCGGTGGATGCCATCGGCCATGTGGTGATGGGCAACGTCATCCCGACCGAGACCAACGACGCCTATCTCAGCCGCGTCGCCGCCATCGACGCCGGCATTCCCATCGAGGTGCCGGCCTTCAACGTCAACCGGCTCTGCGGCTCGGGCCTGCAAGCCATCGTCTCGGCGGCGCAGGCCATCGCGCTCGGCGACTGCGACATCGCCATCGGCGGCGGCGCGGAATCGATGAGCCGCGGCCCCTATTTCGTTCCCGGCGCCCGCTGGGGCACCCGTCTCGGCGACGGGGCGCTGGTCGATTACATGAACGGCATCCTGCACGATCCGTGGCAGAAGATTCACATGGGCGTCACCGCCGAGAATGTCGCCGCCCGCTATGGCATCGGCCGCGAGGCGCAGGACGCCCTGGCGGCGGAAAGCCAGCGCCGCGCCGCCCACGCGATCGCCGAGGGCCGTTTCAAGGACCAGATCGTTCCCGTCGAGATCCCGTCACGCAAGGGCACCGTCGTCTTCGACACCGACGAGCATGTCCGCGGAGACGTGACCTTGGAAGGCTTGGCGAAGATGAAGCCGGTCTTCAAGAAGGACGGGTCGGTCACCGCCGGCAACGCCTCCGGCCTCAATGACGGGGCCGCCGCCCTGGTATTGGCCGACGCCCGCCGTGCCCAGGCGCTGGGATTGAAGCCGCTGGCTCGTCTGGTCGGCTATGCCCATGCCGGTGTCGAGCCCGACCACATGGGCATCGGCCCGGTCCCGGCGACCCGCAAGGTGCTGGAGCGCACCGGCCTGTCGGTCGCCGACATGGACGTGATCGAATCCAACGAGGCCTTCGCCGCCCAGGCCTGCGCCGTGATGCGTGAACTGGACTTCGACCCGGCCAAGGTGAACCCGAACGGCTCGGGCATCTCGCTCGGCCATCCGGTGGGGGCTACGGGCGCCATCATCGCGGTCAAGGCCATCCACGAGTTGCACCGCATCGGCGGCCGCTATGCCCTGGTCACCATGTGCATCGGCGGCGGGCAGGGCATCGCCGCCGTCTTCGAACGGGTGTAAGGAGGCTTTGCCGTCAAGCCGCCGCCACGATCAGGATGGCGGCGGCCAGCGCGACGGCATCCTCCAGCAGAGCGGCCGGGCGGTCGCGGCCGAAGGCGGCGGCCAAGCGCATCCGCGCGGCATAGCCGAGCAGTGTCCCCGCGACGGCTCCGACGCCGCCGGCAACCAGTCCGCCGATCCAGAATCCCGCATCGGCGCTGATGGCGGCACCCGCTATGGCCCCGCCGGCGATGCGGCTGGCGAAGGGGAAGGGCAGCTTGCGGCTGGGGGTGGTGGGCAGCTTGTCGACGATCAGTTCCACCAGCGCCATCGCGGTGAAGACCCAGGGCGACACTGGGTGCCCAAGGAAGAACAGCCAGCTGCCGGACAGGTCCAGCCAGCCGGCATAGGCGGCCCAGCTGACCGCCGCCGGGGCGAGCAGGGTGCGCGAACCGGCGACGGCGCCGATCAGGAAGGCGAGGATCAGGGCAAGCATCGGCAGCGCGGTCCATCGGATTGTGGTTATGACGTGAGGCGGCGTCTCACGGCCTGGACCAGCCGCCGCATGGCCCCGGCGCGGGTGCCGGGGCCGCCATGGAGCAGGCGCAGCGCCGCCAGCATCAACGCCTCGTCGCCGTCGCGCGGCGGGTCGAAATGCGGGCGTTGCCGGCCGGTGCGGACGCAGACGGCCTTCACCTGCGTCATCTCCAGCAGCCCCTCCGCCCCGCGGGTGACGCCCCAGCCGCTGGCATGGCGTCCGCCGAAGGGCAGGCGCGGGTCGGCGGTGGGCACGATCAGGTCGTTGACCGTCACCGTCCCGGCATCCAGCCGCAGGGCCAGCGCCCGCGCCTCCGCCACCGGCCCGAAGACCGAGGCACCCAGCGCATAGGGGCTGAGCGCCGCGCCGGCCAGCGCCTCCTCCATGTCGCGTACCGGGACCAGCGAGAGGACGGGAGCGAACAGCTCCTCGCGCAGCAGGGTCATGTCGGGCCGCGC contains these protein-coding regions:
- a CDS encoding acetyl-CoA C-acyltransferase family protein, which produces MQNDIVIVGAARTAIGGFGGTLKDVPLTRLATVAVKAALDRSGAAVDAIGHVVMGNVIPTETNDAYLSRVAAIDAGIPIEVPAFNVNRLCGSGLQAIVSAAQAIALGDCDIAIGGGAESMSRGPYFVPGARWGTRLGDGALVDYMNGILHDPWQKIHMGVTAENVAARYGIGREAQDALAAESQRRAAHAIAEGRFKDQIVPVEIPSRKGTVVFDTDEHVRGDVTLEGLAKMKPVFKKDGSVTAGNASGLNDGAAALVLADARRAQALGLKPLARLVGYAHAGVEPDHMGIGPVPATRKVLERTGLSVADMDVIESNEAFAAQACAVMRELDFDPAKVNPNGSGISLGHPVGATGAIIAVKAIHELHRIGGRYALVTMCIGGGQGIAAVFERV
- a CDS encoding DUF4126 family protein, which translates into the protein MLALILAFLIGAVAGSRTLLAPAAVSWAAYAGWLDLSGSWLFFLGHPVSPWVFTAMALVELIVDKLPTTPSRKLPFPFASRIAGGAIAGAAISADAGFWIGGLVAGGVGAVAGTLLGYAARMRLAAAFGRDRPAALLEDAVALAAAILIVAAA